One window of the Nanoarchaeota archaeon genome contains the following:
- a CDS encoding oligosaccharide flippase family protein: MGDLRTIGRGAAYVFAGLVFAKLVAYAWRIIVAKTGPENYGLLSLAISILGLTYTFSFLGLESAVMRYMAYFKEKNDTSKMKGVLFSSLKLSIPVSVLVSIALYTYSDFISINLFEKPGLSPLLKIISFGIVPYMVYIMSLSALIGLKKIEGVVISRNITESTIRLIATIVLIYLGYGILGAAAAYVLAFVFSAIVSLYFLEKNFPFLGTKISAEGLEKELLNYSLPLLMGGVVVQMLSWVDILMIGYFRTASEVGIYSTAVPTAALLLFIPAALSSLFLPVITGAYAKNRINDIKRVYLRVTKITVVANLPIVLIMMFFSEEILGFFFGSVYSEGALSLSLLAIGYFIASAVTTSNAILNMTKNTKSLMAIAIISTAVNVALNYFLIPLYGINGAAVSAAIAMALSGILVCFSAYKSINIIPYDKSLFYVCLLGGGSLSGMYFGLHAIYATIPIIPAILGVLLFFAFYLYLIFKFRIIEKSEVVEIINSLKGRIRNMTSPVMWD, translated from the coding sequence ATGGGTGATTTAAGAACTATTGGAAGGGGCGCAGCATATGTTTTTGCTGGCCTGGTTTTTGCAAAACTAGTGGCTTATGCTTGGAGAATCATTGTAGCAAAAACAGGTCCGGAAAACTATGGCCTTCTTTCGCTGGCAATTTCCATACTTGGCCTCACATACACGTTTTCATTTCTCGGCCTTGAATCCGCTGTTATGCGATACATGGCATATTTTAAGGAAAAAAATGATACTTCAAAAATGAAGGGCGTTCTCTTTTCGTCACTAAAACTTTCCATCCCTGTTTCGGTTTTGGTGTCAATAGCACTATATACTTACTCTGACTTCATTTCAATTAATCTATTCGAAAAACCAGGCCTTTCCCCATTGCTTAAGATAATTTCCTTCGGCATTGTGCCTTATATGGTATATATCATGTCGCTTTCTGCTTTGATAGGCCTTAAAAAAATAGAGGGGGTGGTAATCTCAAGAAATATAACCGAAAGCACAATTCGCCTGATTGCAACAATAGTTTTGATTTATCTAGGCTATGGAATTCTGGGTGCTGCAGCAGCATACGTACTAGCATTTGTTTTCTCTGCAATAGTGTCGCTCTACTTTCTTGAAAAAAACTTTCCGTTTCTTGGAACAAAAATTTCTGCAGAAGGGCTTGAAAAAGAGCTACTGAATTATTCTCTTCCGCTTCTGATGGGAGGCGTTGTTGTGCAAATGCTTTCGTGGGTGGATATTTTAATGATCGGCTATTTCAGGACTGCTTCGGAAGTTGGAATATATAGCACCGCAGTTCCAACCGCAGCATTACTGCTTTTTATACCGGCAGCACTATCCTCGCTTTTTCTGCCGGTAATAACCGGAGCCTATGCAAAGAACCGCATAAACGACATAAAACGAGTATACTTGCGCGTCACAAAAATAACCGTGGTTGCAAACCTTCCGATAGTCCTGATTATGATGTTTTTTTCAGAAGAAATACTTGGATTTTTCTTTGGAAGCGTATATTCTGAGGGGGCATTATCCCTATCACTACTCGCCATAGGGTATTTTATCGCTTCTGCAGTAACAACGAGCAATGCAATACTTAACATGACAAAGAATACAAAAAGCTTAATGGCTATAGCAATTATCTCAACAGCAGTAAATGTGGCATTAAACTATTTTTTAATACCCCTCTATGGAATTAACGGAGCGGCAGTATCCGCCGCTATTGCAATGGCGTTGAGCGGCATTTTAGTGTGCTTTTCGGCGTATAAATCAATAAACATCATCCCGTACGACAAATCATTGTTCTATGTGTGCTTGCTTGGAGGCGGCTCCTTAAGCGGCATGTATTTCGGGCTTCATGCAATATACGCCACAATTCCGATAATTCCGGCCATACTTGGCGTTTTGCTCTTCTTTGCGTTCTATTTATATTTAATATTCAAATTCAGAATAATTGAAAAAAGCGAAGTTGTTGAAATTATCAATAGTTTGAAAGGAAGAATACGAAATATGACCTCTCCGGTCATGTGGGATTAA
- the rfbF gene encoding glucose-1-phosphate cytidylyltransferase, whose protein sequence is MNQNTKVVIFAGGLGTRLSEETDTRPKPMVEIGGKPILWHIMKRYSAYGFNDFIICLGYKGHLIKEYFTNYFMHQSDITIDVAKNTTEIHNNNCEPWKVTLVDTGLYSMTGARLKKIRNYVGDKTFMLTYGDGVSDIDIKKLFEFHKAHGKMATVAAVQPEGKFGALTIDENDSILSFREKPKGDGAWISGGFFVLEPKIFGYIEDGDQVIWENDPIKKIINDKQLKTYKHTGFWKCMDTLNDKQVLNGLWETGNARWLKW, encoded by the coding sequence ATGAATCAAAACACCAAAGTTGTAATATTTGCAGGCGGCCTTGGCACACGGCTAAGCGAAGAAACAGATACGCGGCCAAAACCAATGGTTGAAATAGGGGGCAAACCAATTCTTTGGCATATCATGAAAAGATATTCCGCATACGGATTTAATGATTTCATAATATGCCTTGGATACAAGGGGCACCTCATCAAAGAATACTTTACAAACTACTTCATGCACCAAAGCGACATTACTATAGATGTTGCAAAAAACACCACTGAAATCCATAACAACAACTGCGAACCGTGGAAAGTTACTCTTGTTGATACGGGGTTGTACTCCATGACTGGGGCGCGCCTTAAAAAAATACGGAACTATGTAGGCGATAAAACATTCATGCTTACCTATGGCGATGGTGTTTCAGATATTGACATAAAAAAACTCTTTGAATTTCATAAAGCTCACGGAAAGATGGCAACAGTCGCGGCAGTCCAGCCTGAAGGAAAATTCGGCGCCCTGACAATTGACGAGAATGATAGTATTTTGTCATTTCGCGAAAAACCGAAAGGCGATGGCGCCTGGATAAGCGGTGGGTTTTTCGTTCTCGAACCTAAAATATTCGGCTACATCGAAGACGGAGATCAAGTTATCTGGGAAAACGACCCCATAAAAAAGATAATTAATGACAAACAGCTTAAGACGTACAAACACACAGGATTCTGGAAATGTATGGATACTCTAAACGACAAGCAGGTATTGAATGGCTTGTGGGAAACAGGAAACGCCCGCTGGCTCAAATGGTGA
- a CDS encoding GDP-mannose 4,6-dehydratase, with protein MACGKQETPAGSNGDFIKNNTFWKDRNVLITGCTGLLGSWLTKDLVGKGANIVGLIRDIVPKSNIKDSMNSINVVHGDVEDLELVERALNEYEIDTVFHLAAQTIVGTANRSPISTFETNIKGTWNVLEACRRIPLVKSVVIASSDKAYGDQKILPYDENTPLQGTHPYDVSKSCADLIAYSYYKTYGVPVCVTRCGNFYGGGDLNFNRLVPGTIRSVLNNERPIIRSNGTLIRDYIYVKDGVDAYILLAEKMRELKISGESFNFSNEDRHTVKDIVEKILKSMESKLEPIILNEAKNEILHQYLSAKKAREILAWKPKYTMELGLKETIEWYRDFFKA; from the coding sequence ATGGCTTGTGGGAAACAGGAAACGCCCGCTGGCTCAAATGGTGATTTTATTAAAAACAACACATTTTGGAAAGACAGAAACGTCCTCATTACAGGATGCACCGGCCTGTTAGGCTCGTGGCTCACTAAAGACCTGGTAGGCAAAGGCGCGAATATTGTAGGTCTTATACGTGATATCGTGCCGAAATCCAACATAAAGGATTCGATGAACAGCATTAACGTTGTTCATGGCGATGTTGAAGACCTTGAACTGGTTGAACGCGCATTAAACGAATACGAAATAGACACTGTTTTTCATCTTGCAGCCCAGACAATTGTCGGCACTGCAAACAGAAGCCCCATATCCACTTTCGAGACAAACATAAAGGGCACATGGAATGTTCTTGAGGCGTGCCGAAGAATCCCCCTTGTAAAAAGCGTTGTTATTGCCTCAAGCGATAAGGCTTACGGCGACCAGAAAATACTGCCCTATGATGAAAATACGCCGCTTCAGGGAACCCATCCGTACGATGTCTCAAAAAGCTGCGCAGACTTAATCGCATACTCATATTACAAGACATACGGCGTTCCCGTGTGCGTTACAAGGTGCGGCAATTTTTACGGAGGCGGCGACCTGAATTTCAACAGGCTGGTGCCCGGAACAATAAGATCTGTTCTGAACAACGAGCGCCCGATTATAAGAAGCAATGGAACATTGATCCGCGATTATATTTATGTAAAAGACGGCGTTGACGCGTATATTCTTTTGGCAGAAAAAATGAGGGAATTAAAAATATCTGGGGAATCATTTAATTTCAGCAATGAAGACCGCCACACTGTCAAGGATATTGTTGAAAAGATTCTCAAGTCGATGGAATCAAAACTCGAGCCCATCATCCTGAACGAAGCGAAAAACGAGATACTTCACCAGTATTTGTCAGCGAAGAAAGCGCGGGAAATACTCGCGTGGAAGCCGAAATACACAATGGAATTGGGGCTCAAGGAAACGATTGAATGGTATAGGGACTTTTTCAAAGCATAA
- a CDS encoding ribulose-phosphate 3-epimerase, whose protein sequence is MKNIIIPAIIAKTQNELNGHLSKVKDFSELVQLDIMDETLVPNRSLDFDFDVSGSGLRFEAHLMINNPFEWIKKNWNKVDTILVHFESCKNPKEIINFVKGKGKKIGFVLTPETPIREIKDYLDDIDQLLIMTVNPGFYGSKFLPETLGKIIEARKMRPDLDIEVDGGITPETIKLVRDAGANMFVSGSYILKSDNIKEAIDILNRVLSGLVNDGKYTCH, encoded by the coding sequence ATGAAAAATATAATTATTCCGGCAATAATCGCAAAAACTCAAAACGAATTAAACGGACATTTAAGCAAAGTCAAAGATTTTTCAGAATTAGTCCAGCTTGACATCATGGATGAAACACTTGTACCAAATCGTTCTCTTGATTTCGATTTTGATGTGTCCGGCAGCGGTCTCCGTTTTGAAGCTCATTTAATGATCAATAATCCCTTTGAATGGATTAAGAAAAACTGGAACAAAGTCGATACTATCCTGGTTCATTTTGAATCATGTAAAAACCCAAAAGAGATAATAAATTTTGTAAAAGGCAAAGGCAAAAAAATCGGGTTTGTGCTTACGCCTGAAACGCCGATTCGTGAAATAAAAGACTATCTAGATGATATCGATCAATTGCTGATAATGACGGTTAATCCCGGATTCTACGGCAGTAAATTCCTGCCTGAAACTCTCGGTAAAATAATCGAAGCAAGAAAAATGCGGCCAGACCTCGATATTGAGGTTGACGGCGGCATTACGCCGGAGACAATTAAATTAGTGCGCGATGCAGGAGCAAATATGTTCGTATCGGGATCATATATCTTGAAATCAGATAACATTAAAGAAGCAATAGATATATTAAATCGAGTGTTAAGCGGTCTTGTAAACGATGGTAAATACACGTGCCATTAA
- a CDS encoding HAD family phosphatase, with amino-acid sequence MKITNTLIFDMDGVIADTEPLKFEAYRQAYKELFNTCIADGEWRLGLGEEAAIREYLKRAINDVKKTVIRCFRDTENNQINELFGNCNEQILNDLNKEKIPDCMIPIVGKVKREKYAALLETALKPIKGAIDFVKYAKDNQYQIAVATGSTKAETNKILSKFGIKKYFNAIITKDDIGAGRGKPLPDLYLVCLKKLNAEPQNCLVIEDSVPGIKSAVTANIRVIAISTTVPKQKLIDAGATYAVDTFEEMKIYV; translated from the coding sequence ATGAAAATCACAAATACGCTAATATTTGACATGGACGGAGTCATTGCAGACACAGAGCCCCTTAAATTTGAGGCATACCGGCAAGCATACAAGGAATTGTTCAATACCTGTATAGCGGATGGCGAGTGGCGCCTGGGCTTGGGAGAGGAAGCTGCTATACGGGAGTACCTGAAAAGGGCGATTAATGACGTAAAAAAAACCGTAATACGATGTTTTCGGGATACAGAAAATAACCAGATAAACGAATTATTCGGGAATTGCAATGAGCAGATACTAAATGACTTGAATAAAGAAAAGATTCCCGATTGCATGATACCTATTGTTGGAAAAGTAAAAAGAGAAAAATATGCCGCTCTTTTGGAAACTGCTCTCAAACCCATAAAAGGCGCAATTGACTTTGTTAAATATGCTAAAGACAACCAGTATCAGATTGCTGTTGCTACTGGCTCTACAAAAGCAGAAACAAATAAAATACTGTCAAAATTTGGCATAAAAAAATATTTCAATGCAATTATAACAAAAGACGACATAGGCGCTGGAAGAGGAAAGCCACTGCCAGACCTGTATCTCGTATGCTTAAAAAAACTCAATGCAGAACCGCAGAATTGCCTTGTGATAGAAGATTCCGTACCCGGAATTAAAAGTGCAGTTACTGCAAATATAAGAGTGATTGCAATCTCCACAACCGTGCCAAAACAGAAATTGATTGATGCGGGTGCAACGTACGCGGTCGATACGTTTGAAGAAATGAAAATATATGTATGA
- a CDS encoding YhcH/YjgK/YiaL family protein: MILGQLKNFYESNSLQKELVEAINYIKRTDFSKMAKGRYPIKGDDIYLVLDEYETLPKSEKKAEVHKKYIDVQYMISGTELMGAGFIDGKNEISEEYDEEKDRALYNKVQNESEIIFSEGMFAIFFPTDIHRPGCQFNAKENVRKAIIKVRVTL, from the coding sequence ATGATCCTCGGACAACTAAAAAATTTCTATGAATCGAATTCTTTGCAAAAAGAGCTTGTTGAAGCCATAAATTATATTAAAAGAACAGATTTCAGTAAAATGGCAAAAGGCAGATACCCTATAAAAGGAGATGACATATACCTCGTGTTAGATGAGTACGAGACTCTGCCCAAGAGCGAGAAAAAGGCAGAGGTTCACAAAAAATATATTGACGTACAGTATATGATATCCGGAACAGAACTAATGGGCGCCGGTTTTATTGACGGGAAAAATGAAATTTCTGAAGAATATGATGAAGAAAAAGACAGGGCGCTTTATAATAAGGTTCAGAATGAATCCGAGATTATATTCTCCGAAGGTATGTTTGCAATATTTTTTCCGACAGACATTCACCGGCCGGGGTGTCAATTCAATGCAAAAGAGAATGTAAGAAAGGCAATTATAAAAGTACGCGTAACTTTGTGA